The region AAGCCGATGTTCGGGATGAAGTTGGTGACGAAGGCCAGCACGGCCCACACCGCGGGTGCGGGCACGCCGAGCCACCACAGCGCCAACCCGTCGATGGCGGCCACGACGGCGCCGAAGCTCGCGTTGACCGTGAAGTAGCGACGCACCGAGGAGTTGTAGCGGCGGATCCGGGTCACCGTGGCGAGGCGCTCGTGGCCGTAGCTGTGCTCGGCGCCGGTGTAGCGCCCGCCGTCGGCGGCCATGAAGATCACGTAGGCCAGCACGAGGAAGAACCCGGTCAGCGTCCCGAGCACGGCGCTGCCGAGCGAGGTCGCCCACCCCATGATCGAGGTCGGCTCAAGCACGTTCGCCGCGGCGTCGGCGACCTGCGTACCGAGCCCGACGCCCTCGAGCCAGTCGATGACCCCCTGGGCGAGCGCCTGCAGGTCGGAGCTGTAGTCCGCAACCAGGTCGACGAACTCCACCCCCGCCCACGTCAGCAGCAGCGCGAGCACCGCCAGGATCACGTAGGCCATCACGACGACGACGGTGGTGCCCACCCACCGCGGCCAGCCCGCGCGGTCGAACGGGTGGCGGGCGGGGTGGCAGATCACGACGATCACGGCCGCGAGCAGCAGCGGACCGAGGAACTCCCGTCCGAGGTGGAGACCGACCAGCGTCACGACTGCGGCGGCCAGCCCCACGAGGATGCGATTCATCGAGCCGTCGGGGCCGGGCGCGGTCACGGTTG is a window of Litorihabitans aurantiacus DNA encoding:
- a CDS encoding AI-2E family transporter, producing the protein MGAAASSDPKQYPGSADGLAGPTVPAPPGGAAATVTAPGPDGSMNRILVGLAAAVVTLVGLHLGREFLGPLLLAAVIVVICHPARHPFDRAGWPRWVGTTVVVVMAYVILAVLALLLTWAGVEFVDLVADYSSDLQALAQGVIDWLEGVGLGTQVADAAANVLEPTSIMGWATSLGSAVLGTLTGFFLVLAYVIFMAADGGRYTGAEHSYGHERLATVTRIRRYNSSVRRYFTVNASFGAVVAAIDGLALWWLGVPAPAVWAVLAFVTNFIPNIGFVLGLVPPTLLALIVGGWPLMLIVIAIYSVVNVVLQVLVQPKFVSDAVSLSLSLSFLSVLFWTFVIGPLGAILAIPLTLLVRAVVLEGDPRTRWLRWLSGDVGISPVAEAAAAAASAGTSPVQESPPLMLAAPAEPVASTGNDGGGSSEPVLQDHGADGTVSEPRAADGPGPGAHGSGGS